A DNA window from Amycolatopsis sp. DSM 110486 contains the following coding sequences:
- the fdxA gene encoding ferredoxin, translating into MPYVIAEPCIDITDRSCMEECPVDCIYEGERKLYINPYECIDCGNCEPACPVEAISQDRHVPDEYAVFAEDNRRFFTEALPGRDAPIGQPGGAMSFGPAGADTALVAEYDPRA; encoded by the coding sequence ATGCCGTACGTCATCGCCGAACCGTGCATCGACATCACCGACCGCTCCTGCATGGAGGAGTGCCCCGTCGACTGCATCTACGAAGGCGAGCGCAAGCTCTACATCAACCCGTACGAGTGCATCGACTGCGGCAACTGCGAACCCGCCTGCCCGGTCGAGGCGATCTCGCAGGACCGGCACGTACCCGACGAGTACGCCGTCTTCGCCGAGGACAACCGCCGCTTCTTCACCGAAGCGTTGCCCGGCCGCGACGCGCCCATCGGCCAGCCCGGCGGCGCGATGTCGTTCGGCCCGGCCGGCGCGGACACGGCGCTGGTCGCGGAGTACGACCCGCGCGCCTGA
- the boxB gene encoding benzoyl-CoA 2,3-epoxidase subunit BoxB produces MPEKIDYSSKIPNNVGLADDRRLQRALEGWQPKFLNWWGEMGPTLETQGVYLRTAVSVGREGWAHFGHVNVPDYRWGIFLAERDPDRRIAFGEHAGNEVWQQVPGEYRADLQRLIVIQGDTEPASVEQQRLLGLTAPSLYDLRNLFQVNVEEGRHLWAMVYLLHAYFGREGREEAEGLLFRNSGSPDTPRILGAFNEETADWLAFYMFTYFTDRDGKYQLGTLKESSFDPLSRTCEFMLKEEAHHMFVGTTGIDRVVTRSAELIREHDTLDIAPAGGIPLDIIQRYLNFHYTVSLDLFGSETSTNAANYYTAGLKGRWHETRRKDDHQLTGDSTFLDRPRADGTWDTEEVQTLLALNLDLRGEYIADCRNGLNRWNKIVADAGIDFRFALPHPGFNRQVGLNAGHHITPDGTIVDEATWEANRRNWLPTAEDLAFVRSLMHPVYERGKIASWVAPPGNGINGQPFEYEYVHLP; encoded by the coding sequence GTGCCCGAGAAGATCGACTACTCCAGCAAGATCCCCAACAACGTCGGCCTCGCCGACGACCGTCGGCTGCAGCGCGCGCTGGAGGGCTGGCAGCCTAAGTTCCTCAACTGGTGGGGCGAGATGGGCCCGACCCTGGAGACGCAGGGCGTGTACCTGCGCACCGCCGTGAGCGTGGGCCGCGAGGGCTGGGCCCACTTCGGGCACGTCAACGTCCCGGACTACCGCTGGGGCATCTTCCTCGCCGAGCGCGACCCCGACCGGCGCATCGCGTTCGGCGAGCACGCGGGAAACGAGGTGTGGCAGCAGGTTCCGGGGGAGTATCGCGCGGATCTGCAACGCCTGATCGTGATCCAGGGTGACACGGAACCGGCGTCGGTCGAGCAGCAGCGGCTGCTGGGCCTCACCGCGCCCAGCCTGTACGACCTGCGGAACCTGTTCCAGGTCAACGTCGAAGAAGGCCGCCACCTCTGGGCCATGGTCTACCTGCTGCACGCCTACTTCGGCCGCGAAGGCCGGGAGGAAGCCGAGGGCCTGCTGTTCCGCAACTCCGGCAGCCCCGACACGCCGCGCATCCTCGGCGCGTTCAACGAGGAAACTGCCGACTGGCTCGCGTTCTACATGTTCACCTACTTCACCGACCGCGACGGCAAATACCAGCTCGGCACGCTCAAGGAATCTTCCTTCGACCCGCTCTCGCGCACCTGCGAGTTCATGCTGAAGGAGGAAGCGCACCACATGTTCGTCGGCACCACCGGCATCGACCGTGTGGTGACCCGCAGCGCCGAGCTGATCCGCGAGCACGACACGCTCGACATTGCGCCGGCCGGCGGCATCCCGCTCGACATCATCCAGCGCTACCTCAACTTCCACTACACCGTCTCGCTCGACCTGTTCGGCAGTGAAACCTCGACCAACGCGGCGAACTACTACACCGCCGGCCTCAAGGGCCGCTGGCACGAGACGCGCCGCAAGGACGACCACCAGCTCACCGGTGACAGCACGTTCCTCGACCGCCCGCGCGCCGACGGCACGTGGGACACCGAAGAAGTGCAGACGCTGCTCGCGCTCAACCTCGACCTGCGCGGCGAGTACATCGCCGACTGCCGAAACGGCCTCAACCGCTGGAACAAGATCGTCGCCGACGCGGGCATCGACTTCCGCTTCGCCTTGCCGCACCCGGGGTTCAACCGCCAGGTCGGCCTCAACGCCGGGCACCACATCACGCCCGACGGCACCATCGTCGACGAGGCCACGTGGGAAGCCAACCGCCGCAACTGGCTGCCGACGGCCGAGGACCTCGCGTTCGTCCGCTCGCTCATGCACCCCGTGTACGAGCGCGGGAAGATCGCGAGCTGGGTCGCGCCGCCGGGCAACGGGATCAACGGTCAGCCGTTCGAGTACGAGTACGTCCACCTTCCCTGA
- a CDS encoding SGNH/GDSL hydrolase family protein, with product MRKATFARLGAVLTLIGLGIGMSTVVTSADAAQESTWCTRKDNVAIVGTSADTGYGTTGYQSTTDTWFPTTYGWTTKFANDVHSEWQTNVQNYSHNGALAADYLTGGRWAGTTGAIADMAAKQPDLVLVDLGGNDLWAQNDPAKFQADLNNVIDGIRAARPGVDILMSIYAQLKWTPNPYGGNTQKYTWDQYASVIYQTAVAKGTALVDLRQYIPPAGSANLPNPSPWTSDNIHLNDAGNLAEYGMWWGWTASLGSICG from the coding sequence ATGCGCAAAGCCACCTTCGCCAGACTCGGCGCAGTGCTGACCCTGATCGGCCTCGGTATCGGCATGTCCACGGTGGTCACCTCCGCCGACGCCGCCCAGGAAAGCACCTGGTGTACCCGCAAGGACAACGTCGCCATCGTCGGCACCTCGGCCGACACGGGTTACGGCACCACCGGCTACCAGTCCACCACGGACACCTGGTTCCCCACCACCTACGGCTGGACGACCAAGTTCGCCAACGACGTCCACTCCGAGTGGCAGACGAACGTGCAGAACTACTCGCACAACGGTGCCCTCGCCGCCGACTACCTGACCGGCGGCCGCTGGGCGGGCACCACCGGCGCGATCGCCGACATGGCCGCCAAGCAGCCCGACCTGGTCCTCGTCGACCTCGGCGGCAACGACCTGTGGGCGCAGAACGACCCGGCCAAGTTCCAGGCTGACCTGAACAACGTCATCGACGGCATCCGCGCCGCGCGGCCGGGCGTCGACATCCTCATGTCGATCTACGCCCAGCTCAAGTGGACGCCGAACCCGTACGGCGGCAACACCCAGAAGTACACCTGGGACCAGTACGCGTCGGTGATCTACCAGACGGCGGTCGCGAAGGGCACGGCGCTCGTGGACCTGCGCCAGTACATCCCGCCGGCCGGCTCGGCGAACCTGCCCAACCCCAGCCCGTGGACGTCGGACAACATCCACCTCAACGACGCGGGCAACCTCGCCGAGTACGGCATGTGGTGGGGCTGGACCGCGAGCCTGGGCAGCATCTGCGGCTGA
- a CDS encoding PaaX family transcriptional regulator C-terminal domain-containing protein: MAATRPTVTRRRELAHTSARSLLMTVLGEYVLPRQEPVWTSSLVDALALFKVEEKSARQALARASGEGWLKSERAGRRVRWLLTPPGRRLLSEGAERIYGFGRQTGEWDRRWLVLLVSVPESQRDLRHRMRTRLSWAGFGSPAPGVWISPNVGAEPEAARLVAELTDGGQAMSFVASYAEIGDEQQMVARAWDLRELEHHYERFIDEFTGLAPRSGEAVLLAQTRLVHEWRRFPFLDPDLPRNLLPDRWSGTQAAELFHTRHAEWRDEAQQHWDSFVENGG; the protein is encoded by the coding sequence GTGGCGGCCACCCGGCCCACCGTCACACGGCGGCGCGAACTGGCGCACACCAGTGCGCGGTCGCTGCTCATGACAGTGCTCGGCGAGTACGTGCTGCCTCGCCAGGAGCCGGTCTGGACGTCGTCGCTGGTCGATGCCCTCGCGTTGTTCAAGGTCGAGGAGAAGTCCGCCCGCCAGGCGCTCGCCCGCGCTTCCGGCGAGGGCTGGCTGAAGTCCGAGCGAGCGGGCCGACGCGTGCGCTGGCTGCTGACCCCGCCGGGACGCCGCCTGCTGAGCGAAGGCGCCGAGCGGATCTACGGCTTCGGCCGGCAGACCGGCGAGTGGGACCGCAGGTGGCTGGTGCTGCTCGTGTCGGTGCCCGAATCCCAGCGCGACCTGCGCCACCGCATGCGCACCCGGCTGAGCTGGGCGGGCTTCGGCTCGCCCGCGCCGGGCGTGTGGATCAGCCCGAACGTCGGCGCGGAACCCGAGGCCGCCCGGCTCGTCGCGGAACTCACCGACGGCGGGCAGGCCATGTCGTTCGTCGCGAGCTACGCCGAGATCGGCGACGAACAGCAGATGGTCGCCCGTGCCTGGGACCTGCGCGAGCTCGAACACCACTACGAGCGCTTCATCGACGAGTTCACCGGCCTCGCGCCGCGCTCGGGCGAGGCCGTGCTCCTCGCGCAGACCCGCCTGGTGCACGAGTGGCGCCGCTTCCCGTTCCTCGACCCCGACCTGCCGCGAAACCTCCTGCCCGACCGCTGGAGCGGCACGCAGGCGGCCGAGCTGTTCCACACCCGCCACGCCGAATGGCGCGACGAGGCACAGCAGCACTGGGACTCTTTCGTCGAGAACGGCGGCTAG
- a CDS encoding SAM-dependent methyltransferase: protein MTEPSFTALTAAAARAAHLIVDAEPRIFTDELAAPLLGDYGDQLLAYHRDHREDPILAGGRTQVLCRSRYAEAQRATQSVVLGAGLDTSAYRAPHTHVFEVDLPRTQEWKLAQLTNADLPEPANRTFVPLDLATGDLVEALVKHGFDLARPTLVSWLGVTMYLTEAAITRTLRAVAGLAPGTQLVADYVLPAQLRDDAGAHYADAVSQVAERAGEPWRSHFSPGELTDLLRDNGFGTVRHVHQRDHDVWPRPDALRPAELFVLAHATV, encoded by the coding sequence GTGACCGAACCCAGCTTCACGGCCCTCACCGCGGCTGCCGCTCGCGCCGCGCACCTGATCGTCGACGCCGAGCCCAGGATCTTCACCGACGAGCTCGCCGCGCCCCTGCTCGGCGACTACGGCGACCAGCTCCTCGCCTACCACCGCGACCACCGCGAAGACCCGATCCTCGCGGGCGGCCGCACCCAGGTGCTCTGCCGCAGCCGCTACGCCGAAGCACAGCGAGCGACCCAGAGCGTGGTCCTCGGCGCCGGCCTCGACACCTCCGCCTACCGCGCGCCGCACACCCACGTGTTCGAAGTGGACCTCCCGCGGACGCAGGAGTGGAAACTCGCGCAGCTGACGAACGCGGACCTCCCCGAACCCGCGAACCGCACCTTCGTCCCGCTGGACCTCGCGACCGGCGACCTCGTCGAAGCCCTCGTCAAGCACGGCTTCGACCTCGCCCGCCCGACGCTCGTCAGCTGGCTCGGCGTCACGATGTACCTCACCGAAGCCGCCATCACCCGCACGCTGCGCGCCGTCGCCGGCCTCGCCCCGGGCACGCAGCTCGTCGCCGACTACGTGCTCCCCGCGCAGCTGCGGGACGACGCCGGCGCGCACTACGCCGACGCCGTCTCCCAGGTCGCCGAGCGAGCCGGCGAACCCTGGCGCAGCCACTTCTCCCCCGGCGAGCTCACTGACCTGCTGCGGGACAACGGCTTCGGCACCGTCCGGCACGTCCACCAGCGCGACCACGACGTGTGGCCGCGCCCCGACGCCCTGCGTCCCGCGGAGCTGTTCGTGCTGGCCCACGCGACCGTTTAG
- the glgC gene encoding glucose-1-phosphate adenylyltransferase, translating into MIDGSDVLGIVLAGGEGKRLMPLTADRAKPAVPFGGVHRLIDFVLSNLVHGGIRRICVLTQYKSHSLDRHISTTWRLSSLTGEYVTPVPAQQRLGPRWFQGSADAIHQSLNLVYDESPAYIAVFGADNIYRMDPRQMIDEHIASGAGVTVAGIRVPRAEASAFGVIQTGDGTKIDAFLEKPADPPGLPDSPDEAYVSMGNYVFTTQVMLDALHADSRNVGSKHDMGRDIIPALVDKGQAAVYDFSGNVVPGESERDHGYWRDVGTIDSYYDAHTDLISTYPIFNLYNRKWPILSYPGQRAAAKFVEGGSAGQSIISNGCIISGAQVVDSVLSPDVVVENGAVVQGSVILDGARVGRGAVVRRAILDKNVVVPPGAHIGVDLARDREHYHVSSGGIVVLGKGESAI; encoded by the coding sequence GTGATCGACGGATCGGATGTCCTGGGGATCGTGCTGGCCGGTGGCGAAGGCAAGCGGCTCATGCCGCTCACGGCCGACCGGGCCAAACCCGCGGTGCCCTTCGGCGGGGTGCACCGCCTGATCGACTTCGTGCTCTCGAACCTCGTCCACGGCGGAATCCGGCGGATCTGCGTGCTCACGCAGTACAAGTCGCACTCGCTCGACCGCCACATCTCCACCACGTGGCGGCTCTCGTCGCTGACCGGCGAGTACGTGACGCCGGTGCCCGCGCAGCAGCGGCTGGGCCCGCGGTGGTTCCAGGGCAGCGCCGACGCGATCCACCAGAGCCTCAACCTGGTCTACGACGAGTCGCCCGCCTACATCGCCGTGTTCGGCGCCGACAACATCTACCGCATGGACCCGCGCCAGATGATCGACGAGCACATCGCGTCGGGCGCCGGCGTGACCGTGGCGGGGATCCGCGTGCCGCGCGCGGAGGCGAGCGCGTTCGGCGTGATCCAGACCGGCGACGGCACGAAGATCGACGCGTTCCTCGAGAAGCCCGCGGACCCGCCCGGTCTCCCGGACTCGCCCGACGAGGCGTACGTGTCGATGGGCAACTACGTGTTCACCACGCAGGTGATGCTCGACGCGCTGCACGCGGACTCGAGGAACGTCGGGTCCAAACACGACATGGGCCGCGACATCATCCCCGCGCTCGTGGACAAGGGTCAGGCGGCCGTCTACGACTTCAGCGGCAACGTCGTCCCCGGCGAGAGCGAGCGCGACCACGGGTACTGGCGCGACGTCGGGACCATCGACAGCTACTACGACGCCCACACCGACCTGATCTCGACGTACCCGATCTTCAACCTCTACAACCGCAAGTGGCCGATCCTCTCCTACCCGGGCCAGCGCGCCGCGGCGAAGTTCGTGGAGGGCGGCAGCGCCGGGCAGTCGATCATCAGCAACGGCTGCATCATCTCCGGCGCGCAGGTCGTGGATTCCGTGCTCTCGCCGGACGTCGTCGTCGAAAACGGCGCGGTCGTCCAGGGCTCGGTGATCCTGGACGGCGCCCGCGTGGGCCGCGGCGCCGTGGTGCGCCGGGCCATCCTCGACAAGAACGTGGTCGTCCCGCCGGGCGCCCACATCGGCGTCGACCTGGCCCGCGACCGCGAGCACTACCACGTGAGCTCGGGCGGGATCGTGGTGCTGGGCAAGGGAGAATCGGCGATCTAG
- a CDS encoding LLM class flavin-dependent oxidoreductase — translation MQFGIFTVGDVARDPVSGRTPSEHERLKRMVETAVRAEQAGLDVFAMGEHHNPPFVPSSPTTVLGFIAAQTSRILLSTSTTLITTNDPVKLAEDYAMLQHLADGRVDLMMGRGNTGPVYPWFGKDIRDGIALAVENYALLRRLWREEPVDWEGKFRTPLQGFTSTPRPLDGVPPFVWHGSIRSPQIAEQAAYYGDGFFHNNIFWPADHTRRMIELYRTRFEHYGHGTAADAIVGLGGQTFMRPNSQDAIREFRPYFDHSPIYGGGPSLEDTMDQTPLSVGSPQQVIERTLAFRDYAGDYQRQLFAVDGMGLPHKAVLEQIDILGEQVVPVLRAEFAKNCPANVPDAPTHQSLVAAARRS, via the coding sequence ATGCAGTTCGGGATCTTCACGGTGGGCGACGTGGCGCGCGACCCGGTGTCGGGGCGGACTCCCAGCGAGCACGAGCGGCTCAAGCGAATGGTCGAGACCGCCGTGCGCGCGGAACAGGCCGGGCTCGACGTGTTCGCGATGGGTGAGCACCACAACCCGCCGTTCGTGCCCTCGTCGCCCACGACCGTGCTCGGGTTCATCGCCGCGCAGACCAGCCGCATCCTGCTTTCGACCTCCACGACGCTCATCACCACCAACGACCCGGTGAAGCTCGCCGAGGACTACGCGATGCTCCAGCACCTCGCCGACGGCCGTGTCGACCTCATGATGGGCCGCGGCAACACCGGGCCCGTGTACCCGTGGTTCGGCAAGGACATCCGCGACGGGATCGCGCTCGCGGTGGAGAACTACGCCCTGCTGCGCCGGCTCTGGCGCGAGGAGCCGGTGGACTGGGAAGGCAAGTTCCGCACCCCGCTGCAAGGCTTCACCTCCACCCCGCGCCCGCTCGACGGCGTGCCGCCGTTCGTCTGGCACGGCTCCATCCGCAGCCCGCAGATCGCCGAACAGGCCGCCTACTACGGCGACGGTTTCTTCCACAACAACATCTTTTGGCCCGCCGACCACACGCGGCGGATGATCGAGCTCTACCGCACCCGCTTCGAGCACTACGGCCACGGCACGGCCGCCGACGCCATCGTCGGCCTCGGCGGGCAGACCTTCATGCGCCCGAACTCCCAGGACGCGATCCGCGAGTTCCGCCCGTACTTCGACCACTCCCCCATCTACGGCGGCGGCCCGTCGCTCGAGGACACGATGGACCAGACCCCGCTGTCGGTCGGCAGCCCACAGCAGGTCATCGAGCGCACCCTCGCGTTCCGCGACTACGCCGGCGACTACCAGCGCCAGCTCTTCGCCGTCGACGGCATGGGCCTGCCGCACAAGGCAGTGCTGGAGCAGATCGACATCCTCGGCGAGCAAGTGGTCCCGGTGCTGCGTGCGGAGTTCGCCAAGAACTGCCCGGCGAACGTCCCGGACGCCCCGACGCACCAGTCCCTGGTGGCCGCGGCGCGCCGGAGCTAG
- a CDS encoding NAD(P)/FAD-dependent oxidoreductase yields MSTPDTPPVVSADVLVVGAGPTGLYAAYYAGFRGLSVAVVDSLPEPGGQIIAMYPEKQIFDVAGFPSVRGRDLVERLLEQAAPFGPRYLLGNRADVLERGPGTFAVTTHLGTRIEARAVIVTGGIGTFTPRPLVPAAAFEGNGLAYFVRHLDDYAGTDVVIVGGGDSAFDWALALHPVAKSVKLVHRRETFRAHPATVAAVRELGVELVVNAEVSRVLGGQEVAGVELKSGEGARTLRCGRIVAALGFTANLGPLLRWGIDVENRRHIPVDAAMTTSVPGIFAAGDINDYPGKVRLIAVGFGEAATAVNNAAHHLDPAAPVFPGHSTDERVPARV; encoded by the coding sequence ATGTCCACTCCGGACACTCCGCCAGTCGTCAGCGCCGACGTGCTCGTGGTCGGGGCCGGACCCACCGGCCTCTACGCCGCCTACTACGCCGGCTTCCGCGGCCTGTCGGTCGCCGTCGTCGACTCGCTGCCCGAGCCGGGCGGGCAGATCATCGCGATGTACCCGGAGAAGCAGATCTTCGACGTCGCCGGGTTCCCGTCCGTCCGCGGGCGCGACCTGGTCGAGCGCCTGCTGGAGCAGGCCGCGCCGTTCGGGCCGCGGTACCTGCTCGGCAACCGCGCCGACGTGCTGGAGCGCGGCCCGGGCACGTTCGCCGTGACCACGCACCTCGGCACGCGGATCGAGGCGCGCGCGGTGATCGTGACCGGCGGCATCGGCACCTTCACCCCGCGCCCGCTCGTCCCGGCGGCCGCGTTCGAGGGCAACGGCCTGGCCTACTTCGTGCGCCACCTCGACGACTACGCGGGCACCGACGTGGTGATCGTCGGCGGCGGTGACTCGGCGTTCGACTGGGCCCTCGCGCTTCACCCGGTCGCGAAGTCGGTGAAGCTCGTGCACCGGCGCGAAACCTTTCGCGCACATCCGGCGACCGTCGCGGCGGTGCGGGAGCTCGGCGTGGAGCTGGTCGTCAACGCGGAAGTCTCGCGGGTGCTCGGCGGGCAGGAAGTCGCCGGCGTCGAGCTCAAGAGCGGTGAAGGCGCGCGGACGCTGCGGTGCGGGCGGATCGTCGCCGCACTGGGGTTCACCGCCAACCTCGGGCCGCTGCTGCGGTGGGGCATCGACGTCGAGAACCGGCGCCACATCCCGGTCGACGCGGCCATGACCACCTCCGTCCCCGGCATCTTCGCCGCGGGCGACATCAACGACTACCCCGGCAAAGTGCGGCTCATCGCCGTCGGCTTCGGCGAAGCCGCGACGGCCGTGAACAACGCCGCGCACCACCTCGACCCCGCCGCGCCGGTGTTCCCCGGCCACTCCACCGACGAGCGCGTCCCCGCTCGCGTCTGA
- a CDS encoding putative protein N(5)-glutamine methyltransferase, with product MAGDVESVVARLRAAGCVFAEEEARVLGEAAAGDAATLETLVRRRVEGEPLEYVVGWAEFAGRRFAVAEGVFVPRHRTELLVRLAAGFARPGGVVLDLCCGSGALGATVAAEVPGVELHAADVDPVAVRCARSNIDGEVYEGDLFEPVPERLRGRVEVLISNVPYVPSGEVELLPPEAREHEPLVALDGGADGLDVLRRVVAEAPQWLAPGGRVLFETSERQAESAVAALGQVGLRAWVEKSEDLGATVVVGERKPLLHKE from the coding sequence GTGGCCGGGGATGTCGAGTCGGTGGTCGCGCGGTTGAGGGCGGCGGGTTGTGTGTTCGCCGAGGAGGAGGCGCGCGTGCTCGGCGAGGCGGCGGCGGGGGACGCCGCGACACTGGAGACGTTGGTGCGGCGGCGCGTCGAGGGGGAGCCGCTGGAGTACGTGGTCGGCTGGGCGGAGTTCGCCGGGCGGCGGTTCGCGGTGGCCGAGGGCGTGTTCGTGCCGCGGCACCGCACGGAGCTGCTCGTGCGGCTGGCGGCGGGGTTCGCGCGGCCGGGCGGGGTGGTGCTCGACCTGTGCTGCGGGTCCGGCGCGCTCGGGGCGACGGTGGCGGCCGAGGTACCCGGTGTCGAACTCCACGCAGCGGATGTCGATCCGGTCGCGGTGCGGTGTGCGCGTTCGAACATCGACGGTGAGGTTTACGAAGGTGACCTGTTCGAACCCGTACCCGAGCGGTTGCGGGGCCGCGTCGAGGTGCTGATTTCGAACGTGCCGTACGTGCCCAGTGGCGAGGTCGAGCTGCTGCCGCCGGAGGCGCGGGAGCACGAGCCGCTCGTGGCGCTGGACGGGGGAGCCGACGGGCTCGACGTGCTGCGGCGCGTGGTCGCGGAGGCACCGCAGTGGCTGGCGCCCGGTGGCCGCGTGCTGTTCGAGACGAGCGAGCGGCAGGCGGAGTCGGCCGTCGCGGCGTTGGGGCAGGTGGGGCTGCGCGCGTGGGTCGAGAAGTCGGAAGACCTCGGGGCGACGGTGGTCGTCGGCGAGCGGAAGCCGTTGCTGCACAAGGAGTAA
- a CDS encoding sigma-70 family RNA polymerase sigma factor, whose translation MSTVNELAEQFETHRTHLRAVAYRMLGSLAEADDAVQEAWLRLSRADSAAVTNLGGWLTTVVSRVCLDVLRSRQSRREEPVGEQLPDGADTTDPETEAVMADSVGLALLVVLDTLSPAERLAFVLHDIFGLSFDEVAPIVDRAPAAARQLASRARRRVRGTPAGAEADLARKREVVCAFLAASRGGDFAALVALLDPDAVLRADGDVAKLVRGAENIAAGAGRFADRAAVSRPALVGGRPGIIAAPLGRLRVAMAFTIAGGVITEVDIVTEPERLAELEISML comes from the coding sequence ATGTCGACCGTGAACGAGCTGGCCGAGCAGTTCGAAACCCATCGCACCCACCTCAGGGCGGTCGCCTACCGCATGCTCGGCTCCCTGGCCGAAGCCGACGACGCCGTCCAAGAGGCCTGGTTGCGGCTCAGCCGTGCCGACTCCGCCGCCGTGACCAATCTCGGCGGCTGGCTCACCACGGTCGTCAGCCGGGTCTGCCTCGACGTGCTGCGCTCCCGGCAGTCCCGCCGCGAGGAGCCCGTCGGCGAGCAGCTCCCGGACGGCGCCGACACCACCGACCCCGAAACCGAGGCCGTGATGGCCGACTCGGTCGGCCTGGCGCTGCTCGTCGTCCTCGACACGCTCTCACCCGCCGAGCGCCTGGCGTTCGTGCTGCACGACATCTTCGGCCTGTCGTTCGACGAGGTCGCCCCGATCGTCGACCGCGCCCCGGCCGCCGCGCGCCAGCTCGCGAGCCGGGCGCGCCGCCGCGTCCGCGGCACTCCGGCCGGGGCCGAAGCGGACCTGGCCCGCAAGCGCGAGGTCGTCTGCGCGTTCCTCGCGGCTTCGCGCGGCGGCGACTTCGCCGCGCTCGTGGCCCTGCTCGATCCGGACGCCGTGCTGCGCGCCGACGGCGACGTCGCCAAGCTCGTGCGCGGGGCCGAGAACATCGCCGCGGGCGCCGGCCGGTTCGCCGACCGCGCTGCCGTCTCGCGGCCCGCGCTTGTCGGCGGCCGGCCGGGCATCATCGCGGCGCCGCTGGGCCGGCTGCGGGTGGCGATGGCGTTCACGATCGCGGGCGGCGTGATCACCGAGGTCGACATCGTCACCGAGCCGGAGCGGCTGGCGGAACTGGAAATCTCAATGCTCTGA
- the glgA gene encoding glycogen synthase: MKVGLLTREYPPDVYGGAGVHVEFLARELRSLVDLDVHCWGPDRDDGAHGHRDLHGYSQTAFATMDIAVSMADALVGHDLAHSHTWYANLGGHLAKLAHGMPHVITAHSLEPLRPWKAEQLGGGYRVSSWIEKDAYEAADAIIAVSAGMREDVLTAYPAVDPARVHVVHNGIDTTLYRPDPGRDVLAKHGIDPDRPYALFVGRITRQKGVPHLVRAGSELAEDVQLVLCAGGADTPELDAEFRGLVAELQEKRTGVHWIPEMLPRPEVVQLLTHATVFVCPSVYEPLGIVNLEAMACGTAVVASDVGGIPEVVDDGATGLLVHYDENDTAAFEAGLARRINELVADPARAAALGLAGRDRAVGEFGWAAIAARTVAIYEACGRVS, from the coding sequence ATGAAGGTCGGCCTGCTCACCCGGGAGTACCCGCCGGACGTCTATGGCGGAGCGGGGGTGCACGTCGAGTTCCTCGCCCGCGAACTGCGGTCGCTGGTCGACCTGGACGTGCACTGCTGGGGACCGGACCGAGACGACGGAGCCCACGGCCACCGCGACCTCCACGGTTACTCCCAGACCGCGTTCGCGACCATGGACATCGCCGTGTCGATGGCCGACGCGCTGGTCGGGCACGACCTCGCCCACAGCCACACCTGGTACGCGAACCTCGGTGGCCACCTCGCGAAGCTCGCCCACGGCATGCCGCACGTGATCACCGCGCACTCGCTCGAACCGCTGCGCCCGTGGAAGGCCGAGCAGCTCGGCGGCGGCTACCGCGTGTCCTCGTGGATCGAGAAGGACGCGTACGAGGCGGCCGACGCGATCATCGCCGTGAGCGCGGGCATGCGCGAAGACGTGCTCACCGCGTACCCGGCGGTCGACCCGGCGCGGGTGCACGTGGTGCACAACGGCATCGACACCACGCTCTACCGGCCCGACCCGGGCCGTGATGTGCTGGCCAAGCACGGCATCGACCCGGACCGGCCGTACGCGCTGTTCGTCGGGCGCATCACGCGGCAGAAGGGCGTGCCGCACCTCGTGCGCGCCGGCTCCGAGCTCGCCGAGGACGTGCAGCTGGTGCTCTGCGCCGGCGGCGCCGACACCCCGGAGCTCGACGCCGAGTTCCGCGGTCTCGTCGCCGAGCTGCAGGAGAAGCGCACCGGCGTGCACTGGATCCCCGAGATGCTGCCGCGTCCCGAGGTCGTGCAGCTGCTGACGCACGCGACGGTGTTCGTCTGCCCGTCGGTGTACGAGCCGCTGGGCATCGTGAACCTCGAGGCGATGGCGTGCGGCACGGCGGTGGTGGCCAGTGACGTCGGCGGGATCCCCGAGGTCGTCGACGACGGCGCGACGGGACTGCTCGTGCACTACGACGAGAACGACACCGCGGCGTTCGAAGCGGGGCTGGCGCGGCGGATCAACGAGCTGGTCGCGGATCCCGCCCGGGCCGCCGCACTGGGTCTGGCCGGGCGCGACCGCGCCGTGGGAGAGTTCGGCTGGGCGGCGATCGCCGCGAGGACGGTCGCGATCTACGAGGCGTGCGGGAGGGTTTCGTGA